agaagctagcctacggtatgattgttgtatgatgaagttgtcctacggactaaaaccctccggtttatatagacaccggagagggttagggttacacaaagtcggttacaatggtaggagatcttgaatatccgcatcgctaagcttgccttacagaccaaggaaagtcccatccggacacgggacgaagtcttcaatcttgtatcttcatagtcctggagtccggctgaaggtatagtccggctatccggacaacccctaatccaggactccctcaggcgtcgTCGGTGGTGCAGCCATGGCGAAGAAGTAGGTGATGGGGAAAAacagaggaaggagagaggagatcTGTGTGTGGATGGATAAAGGAAAAGGGGTGGGTGGGATGAGCTGTGTGTGGCCCCGTGAGCGTCGCTTGGAAGGCGACTGACCAagcgttcggccggtgcgccgaAGCGAAACGTTTTCCTAATTTTAATGCTTCGGAGAGAATATGGTGTCCCCTCAAATAAAAGGAGAGAATATGGCGCCAGTAGTCCCCTCAAATAAAAGGAGAGAATATGGCGCCATACATACTGGCGTTTTCTAGTCGCGTCATCTTCGTTTGCGGCTCAAGCGAGCAGAGTAAATATATATCAATCGAGCAGAGTTCTTGTCTTGAACGTCAAAGCTTTCAGAGTCTTCATGTATCTCGTCATTGCCGCCCAACGTGGCTCAGGGTGAAACCGATTAAGGAGTCCTCATCCCAGGCCACCAGGCTTGGAACTGTCATGGTGAGGGGTCCGTAAACCGGGACACCAACAACGGCGTTAGCTGTTTATCCCACAAATACTTGTCTGGGCAGGGATATGGTCGCCATTTGCTTTCGTTTAAGCTTTCTTAAGCCTTAAGGCATTTGTTAAACTTACAAGTCTAAGGTATAATTCTCTTGTGTTGTATGCTTTGTATTTTGGTCAAAAGATCCTTCTATTGTATTTCTTCGTCAAACTTGACTCTTCGAAGGAGTTATGGAAGAACTGCCAGCGAATGAAAGCTTGTGTAGGGAAGAACTGCTAGCGAACACAATGTTTTTATAATGCCATATGTTTGATTCCACACACTCGGTTGTGCAGGCGTTTGCTGGGACCTCCCCTAGTGAACATTCGTCAGTTGACATTTCTTTCAAAGAGCATATTGCTATGATCTTGGTAGGGGGGAAAAGATCAGTAGGCCTCCTTTGATTCAAAAGGATCCTTATAGAAATTTTAAAGAAATTTTGGAGGATTAGAACCCTTACTAATTTTTTCTGTTATTTTTGTGGGGGGTTAATTTTTTCTATGTTAATTGTTTTGCTTCATAGGATTGAATCATATAGAAATTTTCCTAACGATTCCTTTATactatatttcaaaaaaattgcatcTTTTTAAACCTCTTTGAAATAATTCTCTAttttatgatgcaaccagaagagtAAAAATCTTGTAGTATTGAGCTAAGGAGGATATTTTAATTCTAGGTTTTTCCAATTTCCATATTTTTAGAGTTCTATGAATCAAAGACGCTCTTAATGTTAGATAGACTTTCTGTCATTTTTCTCCCCTAATCCTAGGCTGCTAGGGTAAACTCTCCCATCCAGATTTTATCAGTGGGACTGTGGATTCATCTCCCCTCTAAATGTCGCTCCGGCAGCCCGTTGCAGGGAAGGGGAATCCCGATGCCTTCGCTCTGGTAAATAGTTTAGATTAGGTCTTTCTAGCCGTCGCAGGTGCTTCGTTGGGGCGGATGGCGGCGCTTCAATTTTTCTTCAGGGCCCCAATCCTTCTTAAGTTCATCCGTCTGGACATAGTCGATGGAGGTCCGGCGCAGATTTCTGTCGTCTCCTTGAAGCGGGTTTCTCGTCAtgtggcgagatttggtgtcaTGTATTTCAGATCTATGTAGGGGTTCAAGAACGACGACTGCGGCTACAAGACGTTGGTTAGGACACGTGCACCAAGACTTTATAGTTGGCATTAACAAGGTCAAGCCAGCTCCGGTAGAGAAGCGGCGATAGGTAGCGCGTCGGCGGCTCGTTCTGACTGCAGTAGTGTTCGTTCCGTGGTCTCGgaatttcaatgtaattttattatgCTCGATATGTTTTTCTAGTGAATTTTAATAGGTCTGATCCTTCAAAAGAAAAGCTCTTAATGTGAGAGGGAAGATGGGACAGGGATAGCGATTTGAGCGATCGTTTTTTATGTGGCACGCGACACACGCGATAGCGACCAAACTGCATGGAACTTAAAAAAAAGGGTCAAATTTCTGCATGCAATGCGCGGGGCCAGAGATTCGTCGTCGTTGTCGAGACAGCGAGACGTGAGACGTGGCCACACGCACGTGACGAGAGTACGCGGCTGCTTGAAGaaactactactcctactagtagggaTGGGGCTCGGCTCGGCTGCCACTCCAGTTCCCGGTGCATCAAGCTCCAGTTCCAGCGGCTTCCACACCGACGCCACCGCCCACCGGAGCCCCAATGGCCGCCGCCGGAGACCTCAGGTCGGNNNNNNNNNNNNNNNNNNNNNNNNNNNNNNNNNNNNNNNNNNNNNNNNNNNNNNNNNNNNNNNNNNNNNNNNNNNNNNNNNNNNNNNNNNNNNNNNNNNNNNNNNNNNNNNNNNNNNNNNNNNNNNNNNNNNNNNNNNNNNNNNNNNNNNNNNNNNNNNNNNNNNNNNNNNNNNNNNNNNNNNNNNNNNNNNNNNNNNNNNNNNNNNNNNNNNNNNNNNNNNNNNNNNNNNNNNNNNNNNNNNNNNNNNNNNNNNNNNNNNNNNNNNNNNNNNNNNNNNNNNNNNNNNNNNNNNNNNNNNNNNNNNNNNNNNNNNNNNNNNNNNNNNNNNNNNNNNNNNNNNNNNNNNNNNNNNNNNNNNNNNNNNNNNNNNNNNNNNNNNNNNNNNNNNNNNNNNNNNNNNNNNNNNNNNNNGTCGATCAGTGGCTTGTTCTGAATCTGCTCCATCGTCGCGCCAGTGCCTCTGTCCGTGGAGCAAGGGACTCCGGTGACGAAGCCGCTGTTCCAGGGCGACTGGCCTCTGGGGCCCAGAGAGGTCAGGATCCGTTCCGATTTGAAGAGCGATGCGCTTGCTGTGTGTGTGTCAATGTCAGCTCAACCGTGTCTCTCGTGAACTTTTCCCAGGCCATGGAGTCGTGCCCGAGGAAGGAGGTGGAGGACTTCCACGAGAAGCTGGTCGAGGAGAATTTCTTCCTGATTACCGAGGTATACTTACCAACAGATTGATGCTATTACATACATGTGCTTCACTTGGCTCTTCAACGAACAGTCAGGTGAGCAGGGGCGTGTACCTGTACTTCTGCTGAAACTCAACGACAGTACTGCTCCCGAAAGGAAGCCGGTTGTTGTGATACTGCACAGCTCTTACAAATGCAAGGAATGGGTGCGTCCACTGCTAGAGGTAGAATTGCTTCTCATTTCAACCATACGTACATTACATCAGCTTTTAACACTGCTAGTTATTGGCTCCTAAACTTGTTGACATTTGCAGGCATATGCCTCCAGGGGTTATATTGCTGTTTCCATCGATTCTCGCTATCATGGTGAAAGCGCCAGCCACAAGAATACTTACACCGAtgtaatctacttattacttcctttCTTGTCCTACCAATTCCATGAAATGTTCGACAATTAATTATGGTATCCATAGATTTCAACTGACCCAACCATCCCTACTGGCTACTTTCATGGTTTAAACACAGGCACTGAAAGCAGCTTGGAGGAATGGGGACACGATGCCTTTTATTTTTGACACGGTACCATATGTTATTTCAACTTGTTACTGTTAATCTTTTGCTCCTTCTTAACAAGTCGATGGTTATTTGTACGAAAAAATGTCAAGCCGAATATATACAGGATGTGGTTCTACTCTTAAACTAATCTGATTGGTAAGCCACTGGTGTTGGTGTTAGACCGGCTGGATTAGCGCCTCAGCTGGATTTTGGGTTTCTGTGTGATTGTCTTCTACCATATGACCTGATTTATAGTACTTCAAAATATGATTGGCCTTTCGATTTTTACCATACTCAGCAAGTAATATGTGCAGGCATGGGACTTGATAAAGCTTGCAGATCATCTTAGTGCAAGGAAGGATGTCGATCCCTCAAGGATTGGGATTACTGGTGAATCACTCGGAGGTATTATTATCATGGTTGCATCATGATACTGGAATTAATGCATAGGTTTCACTTTTAgaaattttacattttttattTGGAGCTGAATACAGGAATGCATTCATGGTTTGGTGCTTTCGTGGATACACGGTACAGTGTTGTTGTTCCGATAGTTGGTTTTCAGGTACACACAGCAGCATGTTATTTATGTTTTGTCGATGATTTTGTGATTTGTTCCATGTAAAGCTAATCTCTTTGTGGTGACTACAGGGATTTCGGTGGGCAATAGACAATAACATGTGGGAAGCCAGAGTTAACAGCATCAGGCCTGTATTTGAAGGTGAGATACCATGCATGATGCATCCTCTTTTAAGTTTATGCTCACACCATTGAAAAAATATATATCACAACTGAAATATAGCATATCAGTTCAGAACATTTACATGTAAATATCCATGTcgttttattcttttttctttcctgTAGAGGCAGCAACTGATTTAGGGAAGAGTGAAATAGATTCGGAGGTTGTGGAGAAGGTGACTATCTGATTTATCTGGCCTTTATTTCTGATTATTCATGTagaaaagtttcatgatcatgtgttgacaTATTTTTACCAGGTTT
The sequence above is drawn from the Triticum aestivum cultivar Chinese Spring chromosome 7A, IWGSC CS RefSeq v2.1, whole genome shotgun sequence genome and encodes:
- the LOC123152268 gene encoding putative hydrolase YtaP, with the translated sequence MESCPRKEVEDFHEKLVEENFFLITESGEQGRVPVLLLKLNDSTAPERKPVVVILHSSYKCKEWVRPLLEAYASRGYIAVSIDSRYHGESASHKNTYTDALKAAWRNGDTMPFIFDTAWDLIKLADHLSARKDVDPSRIGITGESLGGMHSWFGAFVDTRYSVVVPIVGFQGFRWAIDNNMWEARVNSIRPVFEEAATDLGKSEIDSEVVEKVWDRIAPGLASRFDAPYSVPLIAPRPLLLLNGAEDPCCPIAGLQEPASRVAEAYEKAGSAEKFKFIVEPGVEHMLTANMVKEASEWFDRFLQ